One window of Bos indicus isolate NIAB-ARS_2022 breed Sahiwal x Tharparkar chromosome 18, NIAB-ARS_B.indTharparkar_mat_pri_1.0, whole genome shotgun sequence genomic DNA carries:
- the SBSN gene encoding suprabasin, whose amino-acid sequence MHLASLLSSCSLLLLLGALPGWAANNDPIEKVIEGINRGLSSAEREVGKALEGINNGITQAGREVEKVFNGLSSMGNQAGKELEKGVQGLNRGLDKVAHGINNGVGHTGKEAEKLAHGVNHAAGQVGKEADTVIQGVPHGVNQAGSDAGRFGQGAHHATGQAGKEAEKFGQGAHHAAGQFGNEAEKFGQGAHHAAGQFGNEAEKFGQGVHHAAGQFGNEAEKFGQGGHHAAGQAGKEGEKIVQGVQHGVNQAGKEAEKFGQGVHHGARQFGNEAEKFGQGVHHAAGQAGKEGEKIVQGVQHGVNQAGKEAEKFGQGVHHGAGQFGNEAEKFGQGVHHAAGQAGKEGEKIVQGVQHGVNQAGKEAEKFGKDVHYAAGQAGKEGEKIVQGVQHGVNQAGKEAEKFGKDVHYAAGQAGKEGEKIVQGVQRGVNQAGKEAEKFGQGAHHAAEQAGKQAGKVAQGVHDGVNQAGKEAEKLGHGVNHAAGQAGKEAEKLGQGVHHAAGQAGKQEDRLQQNVHNGVNQAGKEANQLLNDGHPGGSTTQHGGAATTTLTSGASVNKPFMALSVLWKSVTSIIP is encoded by the exons ATGCATCTTGCCAGTTTGCTCAGCTCCTGCTCCCTCCTGCTGCTACTGGGGGCTCTGCCTGGATGGGCGGCCAACAATGATCCCATTGAGAAGGTCATTGAAGGGATCAACCGAGGGCTGAGCAGTGCAGAGAGAGAAGTGGGCAAGGCCCTGGAAGGCATCAACAATGGAATCACTCAAGCTGGAAGGGAAGTGGAGAAAGTTTTTAATGGACTCAGCAGCATGGGGAACCAGGCCGGCAAGGAGCTGGAGAAGGGTGTCCAGGGGCTCAACCGTGGCTTGGACAAGGTAGCCCATGGAATCAACAATGGCGTCGGACATAcaggaaaggaagcagagaagctTGCCCATGGGGTCAACCACGCTGCCGGACAGGTTGGGAAGGAGGCAGACACAGTGATTCAGGGGGTCCCTCATGGGGTCAACCAGGCGGGAAGTGATGCAGGGAGGTTTGGCCAGGGGGCCCACCATGCCACTGGGCAGGCTGGGAAAGAGGCAGAGAAGTTTGGTCAGGGGGCCCACCATGCCGCTGGGCAGTTTGGGAACGAGGCAGAGAAGTTTGGTCAGGGGGCCCACCATGCCGCTGGGCAGTTTGGGAACGAGGCAGAGAAGTTTGGGCAGGGGGTCCATCATGCGGCTGGGCAGTTTGGGAATGAGGCAGAGAAGTTTGGGCAGGGGGGCCACCATGCTGCCGGGCAGGctgggaaagagggagaaaaaatagTCCAGGGGGTCCAGCATGGAGTGAATCAGgctgggaaggaggcagagaagtTTGGGCAGGGGGTCCACCATGGTGCTAGGCAGTTTGGGAATGAGGCAGAGAAGTTTGGTCAAGGAGTCCACCATGCTGCCGGGCAGGctgggaaagagggagaaaaaatagTCCAGGGGGTCCAACATGGAGTGAATCAGgctgggaaggaggcagagaagtTTGGGCAGGGGGTCCACCATGGTGCTGGGCAGTTTGGGAATGAGGCAGAGAAGTTTGGTCAAGGAGTCCACCATGCTGCCGGGCAGGctgggaaagagggagaaaaaatagTCCAGGGGGTCCAACATGGAGTGAATCAGgctgggaaggaggcagagaagtTTGGCAAGGATGTTCATTATGCTGCCGGGCAGGctgggaaagagggagaaaaaatagTCCAGGGGGTCCAACATGGAGTGAATCAGgctgggaaggaggcagagaagtTTGGCAAGGATGTTCATTATGCTGCCGGGCAGGctgggaaagagggagaaaaaatagTCCAGGGGGTCCAACGTGGAGTGAATCAGgctgggaaggag gcagagaagtTTGGGCAGGGGGCCCACCACGCCGCTGAACAGGCCGGAAAGCAGGCGGGTAAAGTGGCTCAAGGGGTCCATGATGGGGTCAACCAGGCCGGCAAGGAGGCAGAGAAATTGGGCCATGGGGTCAACCACGCTGCTGGCCAGGCTGGAAAGGAAGCGGAGAAACTTGGCCAAGGTGTCCACCATGCTGCAGGCCAGGCCGGGAAGCAGGAGGACAGGTTGCAGCAGAATGTTCATAATGGGGTCAACCAAGCCGGCAAGGAGGCCAACCAGCTGCTGAAT GACGGTCATCCAGGCGGATCCACCACCCAGCACGGAGGGGCCGCAACCACAACCTTAACATCTGGA GCTTCGGTCAACAAGCCCTTCATGGCCTTGTCAGTCCTGTGGAAG AGCGTCACCAGCATCATTCCCTAA